One Streptomyces lincolnensis genomic region harbors:
- a CDS encoding class I adenylate-forming enzyme family protein yields MNFASLPDRRASLDPDGAAVSDGRQALTNVQLLRRVQAASRHLQDLGVGPGDVVALRLTNRVEFVLLLFAAWRLGATITPVNPSMTDIEVARQLTDSGARLMVSEDGETAVADGTAVLAVGELHDAAAEPDQAPLADPSALALLIYTSGTTGVPKGVMLDHANIDAMADMGRRALEVGPADRCLLILPLFHVNGIVVSTLIPLLAGASVTIADRFHPETFFDVVERERPTFLSAVPTIYSMLAALPDQVRPDTSSLRFGVCGAAPASAELLTRFEARYGFPLIEGYGLSEGTCASTINPVAGPRRAGTVGLPFPGQEIRIVDADGSEVPPGVEGEVVVRGPNVMRGYLGRPEETAKVLVDGWLRTGDVGRLDADGYLTLVGRSKDMIIRGGENIYPKEIEDVLVGDPSVLEAAVIGVPDEKWGEVVVAYVQPRPGSTIDPSALQSLCARSLTGFKRPTAFFVVEAIAKNPVGKIDKVSLRAAHTEVSARS; encoded by the coding sequence ATGAATTTCGCATCCCTGCCCGACCGCCGCGCGTCCCTCGACCCCGACGGAGCCGCGGTCTCGGACGGCCGCCAGGCCCTCACCAACGTCCAGTTGCTGCGTCGCGTCCAGGCGGCGTCACGTCACCTGCAGGACCTCGGGGTCGGCCCCGGCGACGTCGTGGCCCTCAGGCTGACCAACCGCGTCGAGTTCGTGCTCCTGCTGTTCGCCGCCTGGCGGCTCGGCGCCACCATCACGCCGGTCAATCCGAGCATGACCGACATCGAAGTCGCCCGACAGCTCACAGACTCCGGCGCACGCCTGATGGTGAGCGAGGACGGTGAGACCGCCGTGGCAGACGGGACTGCCGTCCTCGCCGTCGGCGAACTGCATGACGCAGCGGCGGAGCCGGATCAAGCACCCCTTGCGGACCCGTCCGCGCTGGCCCTGCTCATCTACACCAGCGGCACGACCGGGGTTCCCAAAGGGGTGATGCTCGACCACGCCAACATCGACGCCATGGCGGACATGGGGCGCCGGGCGCTGGAGGTCGGGCCGGCCGACCGGTGCCTGCTGATCCTGCCGCTCTTCCACGTCAACGGCATCGTGGTCAGCACCCTCATCCCGTTGCTGGCGGGCGCGAGCGTCACCATCGCCGACCGATTCCATCCCGAGACCTTCTTCGACGTCGTCGAGCGCGAGCGCCCCACCTTCCTCAGCGCCGTGCCGACGATCTACAGCATGCTCGCGGCGCTCCCGGACCAGGTCCGCCCCGACACCTCGTCCCTGCGCTTCGGAGTCTGCGGCGCCGCACCCGCCTCCGCCGAGCTGCTGACCCGGTTCGAGGCCCGCTACGGGTTTCCGCTCATCGAGGGGTACGGGCTGTCCGAGGGAACCTGCGCGTCCACCATCAATCCTGTTGCGGGCCCTCGACGCGCCGGAACCGTGGGACTGCCCTTCCCCGGCCAGGAGATCCGGATCGTCGACGCCGACGGCAGCGAGGTGCCGCCGGGCGTGGAGGGAGAGGTCGTCGTGCGGGGACCCAACGTCATGCGGGGCTATCTCGGCCGCCCGGAAGAAACAGCCAAAGTCCTCGTCGACGGCTGGCTGCGCACCGGCGACGTGGGCCGGCTCGACGCCGACGGATACCTGACCCTGGTCGGACGTTCGAAAGACATGATCATCCGGGGCGGGGAGAACATCTACCCCAAGGAGATCGAGGACGTCCTCGTCGGTGACCCATCGGTGCTCGAGGCCGCCGTGATCGGCGTCCCCGACGAGAAATGGGGAGAAGTCGTCGTCGCCTACGTCCAGCCCCGACCGGGTTCGACCATCGATCCCTCGGCACTGCAGTCCCTCTGTGCGCGCAGCCTCACCGGCTTCAAGCGCCCGACCGCGTTCTTCGTGGTGGAAGCCATCGCGAAGAACCCGGTCGGCAAGATCGACAAGGTCTCGCTGCGCGCTGCCCACACTGAGGTCTCTGCCCGGTCCTGA